The following are encoded together in the Ovis aries strain OAR_USU_Benz2616 breed Rambouillet chromosome 15, ARS-UI_Ramb_v3.0, whole genome shotgun sequence genome:
- the LIPT2 gene encoding putative lipoyltransferase 2, mitochondrial, which translates to MPQPAVRLVWLSQVPYAELLALQQRWLRRLQAEPGPEAGALLLCEPAGPVYTTGLRGGLTSEETARLRALGAEVRPLGRGGLATFHGPGQLLCHPVLDLRPLGLRLRTHVAALEACAVRLCELQGLPGARARPPPYTGVWLGERKICAIGVRCGRHVTSHGLALNCSTDLTWFEHIVPCGLVGTGVTSLSEELQRHVTVDEVIPRFLEAFKETYKCTLTSEDSPS; encoded by the exons ATGCCGCAACCGGCGGTACGGCTGGTGTGGCTGAGTCAGGTTCCCTACGCCGAGTTGCTGGCGTTGCAGCAGCGTTGGCTGCGGCGGCTGCAGGCCGAGCCAGGGCCCGAGGCGGGTGCCCTCCTGCTCTGCGAGCCCGCGGGGCCTGTGTATACCACCGGGCTGCGCGGCGGTCTGACATCCGAGGAGACTGCGCGACTGCGGGCCCTGGGTGCCGAGGTGCGCCCCCTTGGCCGGGGCGGCCTGGCCACCTTCCACGGCCCGGGCCAGCTGCTGTGCCACCCGGTACTCGACTTACGACCCCTCGGCCTGCGCCTGCGCACCCACGTGGCCGCGCTGGAGGCGTGCGCCGTGCGCCTGTGCGAGCTCCAGGGCCTACCCGGCGCCCGCGCGCGGCCCCCACCCTACACTGGAGTTTGGCTCGGCGAGCGCAAGATCTGCGCGATCG GTGTCCGCTGTGGAAGGCACGTTACGTCCCATGGCCTGGCGCTGAACTGTTCTACGGACCTCACGTGGTTTGAGCACATTGTGCCCTGTGGGCTGGTTGGGACAGGCGTCACTTCTCTGAGTGAGGAGCTCCAGAGGCATGTCACTGTGGATGAAGTAATACCACGTTTCCTTGAGGCCTTTAAAGAGACCTACAAGTGCACGTTG